One genomic segment of Solidesulfovibrio magneticus RS-1 includes these proteins:
- a CDS encoding nucleotidyltransferase family protein, with translation MPTSNSGLAGGPVREAIVLCGGQGTRLRAALPALPKVLAPIAGRPFIAYQLRALARLGIRRVVLATGYLADAVWEALGDAQEGMDLVHSREQTPLDTGGALRLALPSLDGEAALVLNGDSYLDADLSPLVAPLADAPPCLMAAAALADTTRFGRLLFQEDGAVTAFTEKGLSGPGHINAGVYRFTRQTLEALPADRPVSLEREVFPGLIGRGLRAIPLSGAFLDIGTPESYAAAEAFFAAVGP, from the coding sequence ATGCCAACGTCTAACAGCGGCCTTGCTGGCGGGCCGGTCCGCGAAGCCATTGTCCTGTGCGGCGGGCAGGGAACGCGTTTACGCGCGGCCCTGCCCGCTTTGCCCAAGGTATTGGCTCCTATCGCCGGCCGGCCTTTCATCGCCTACCAGTTGCGGGCCCTGGCCCGGCTCGGCATCCGCCGGGTGGTCCTGGCCACGGGCTATCTGGCCGACGCCGTTTGGGAAGCGCTGGGCGACGCCCAGGAAGGCATGGATCTGGTCCACTCCCGGGAACAGACGCCCCTGGACACCGGCGGCGCGCTGCGCCTGGCCCTGCCCAGCCTCGACGGCGAGGCGGCGCTGGTCCTTAACGGCGATTCCTACCTTGATGCGGATCTTTCCCCCCTGGTCGCCCCCCTGGCCGATGCGCCCCCTTGCCTCATGGCCGCCGCCGCCTTGGCCGACACCACCCGTTTCGGCAGGCTGCTGTTCCAGGAAGACGGCGCGGTGACCGCTTTTACCGAAAAAGGGCTGTCCGGCCCGGGCCACATCAACGCCGGCGTCTACCGGTTCACCCGCCAGACCCTTGAAGCCCTTCCGGCCGACCGGCCCGTCTCCCTGGAGCGCGAAGTTTTTCCGGGACTCATCGGACGCGGCCTGCGGGCCATCCCCCTGTCCGGCGCGTTCCTGGACATCGGCACCCCGGAATCCTATGCTGCGGCCG